GCGTTACAGCGCGCTACAGCGCGTTGTGCGTTACAGCGCGCTACAGCGCGTTGTGCGTTACAGCGCGCTACAGCGCGTTGTGCGTTACAGCGCGCTACAGCGCGTTGTGCGTTACAGCGCGCTACAGCGCGTTGTGCGTTACAGCGCGCTACAGCGCGTTGTGCGTTACAGCGCGCTACAGCGCGTTGTGCGTTACAGCGCGCTCTAGCGTTGCGCGTTACAGCGCGCTCTAGCGTTGCGCGTTACAGCGCGCTCTAGCGTTGTGCGCTACAGCGCGCTCTAGCGTTGTGCGCTACAGCGCGTTGTGCGTTACAGCGCGCTACAGCGCGTTGTGCGTTACAGCGCGCTACAGCGCGTTGTGCGTTACAGCGCGCTACAGCGCGTTGTGCGTTACAGCGCGCTACAGCGCGTTGTGCGTTACAGCGCGCTACAGCGCGTTGTGCGTTACAGCGCGCTCTAGCGTTGCGCGTTACAGCGCGCTCTAGCGTTGCGCGTTACAGCGCGCTCTAGCGTTGCGCGTTACAGCGCGTTACAGCGCGCTCTAGCGTTGCGCGTTACAGCGTTGCGCGCTACAGCGCGTTACAGCGTTGCGCGCTACAGCGCGCTCTAGCGTTGCGCGCTACAGCGCGCTCTAGCGCGCTCTAGCGTTGCGCGCTACAGCGCGCTCTAGCGTTGCGCGCTACAGCGCGCTCTAGCGTTGCGCGCTCTAGCGTTGCGCGCTACAGCGCGCTCTAGCGTTGCGCGGTACTCACATGGAACCAGCGTGGAGGTCAGCGCCCCCACCCACCGGTCTCTGTGCTTCGCCCTCTGGTTGAGAAACTGCAGAAcactgttggggggggggggggggggggagagagagagaaacagagacagaaacagagacagacttACTTATCAAACTTATACtctagagagaggcagagatagagagattgaCTATGTCACACATGATAGTTGATGATATGTATGATTGTATGATATCCTATTTCTCCCATCGCtttataaacacacagagacacacacctgtccatgacctggtacacacacacacacgcagagacacacacctgtccatgaccaggtacacacacacacacacctgtccatgacctggtacacacacacacacgcagagacacacctgTCCatgaccaggtacacacacacacacctgtccatgacctggtacacacacacacacgcagagacacacctgTCCatgaccaggtacacacacacacacgcagagacacacacctgtccatgACCAGGTTGCCGTCGTTGAAGCGCAGGCTCGTCCACATGTCCCAGAACTCCTCATCAGTGGGCTGCGTGTACGGCCCGAACACCTGCCCCACACTACACACAAAAGGGTTTGGGCACCAGATATGCATAATCCTATCAACAAATGTAAGCCGGTTAGCTCATCAAAAAGACAGCTCAAGAAAGATACATTAATCCGTCATTCCCATGTacactacatacatacatgcgtgAGATTAAAATCggaataaataatataaacttGAAATACACATGAAACGTATTTACCATTACAAGATGAAACCAATGTGTGTCCAGTGTGTTTCCACACAGCGTCCGCCTACCTCCTGGAGAACATCATGTAGTTGGTGAGACGCGTCAGAACAGGAGACAGAAGGCCGACGTCCTTCAGAACCTTCAACACAAACAACGACAAACACGTTACGCTACGCTAGCTGCTGCTCCAACAATTACCAAGTAAGTTTGATTACAATTATGCAAATAAGCCATCGCTTACAGTCTGAATCCATCTGGGGTAGTGTGTTTCTGGGAATAGTCCTGTTAAAAAGAGAgtagaaagggagagagtgcCATGTCTTTTATATTTGGGCAGAAAAAGCTGAATCTTTGGatgtaaaatgaaagaggcttgAGCTTCTGCCTTAGAGGTGTCTGGTATGTCAATACTTGAGTCCCAGTGACCTCCAAAACACCAGTCCAAGTCTTGAGCGTTTAGTTAGTTCTGTTAACTAAAGGATGGATCAACACTCAGAGTGTTAACCGATAATATTTTGTGGGACATCTTTATGTCTGGTATGGAGCTGGACATAAAGGCACTGAACCCCAACTTTCCTGGGTAAACACAGGGTCACTCACCCCCATTGGACAAACACAGGCTGTTGATGGTCAGGTGACCTGTTCGGTTCTGGTCActcctagagagagagggagtgagagggtgagaggtggTATTTACTGATTCAAGTCATTCATTCTACagtcaatatttaaaacaatCCTTTATAACTAAttgacaatacacacacacacacacacacacacacacacacacacacacacacacacacacacacacacacacacacacacacacacacacacacacacacacacacacacacacacacacacacacctgtagagCAGCTCCAGGGCCACCGTGTCTCCGTAGTCATGGGCCAGCAGGTTGACCCgttgcccccccagccccaggtGGGCCAGCAGCGCCTCCACCACGCTGGCCTGCTCGAACACCGAGTACCTGTGGCCCCGCTGGGACGcagcggggggggagagaggaaggactcAGGCCCAGACTGAACACCTTCCACCAGCCAGCGGCCGACACAGTCGACCGTTCCAGAGGGAAACCAAACCAGGTCTACATTCTAAATAAATAGCTTCTTCCACTCTGGCGGATCAAAGGACAGAGTCGACTGACCACTCGAATTTAACTTAATCCAAGTTTGAAAATGGGTTAATCATTCAAGACACCAAGAACACAAATACCAATGTTTTCTGCTTAATGTTCCAGAAACTCAAATATTTGGATCATTATAAAATTAAAACtttagtatgtgtgtgcatctgtgtctctgtgtttctgtgtctgtgtgtgttttagaccCGTACAGGTTTGTCGCTGAAGCCAAACCCCAAGAAGTCCAGTGCTACGACTCTGTGGAAGCGTTGGTTCAGAGCGCTCCAGATCTGCCCCAAAACAACATGAAGAGCTTCAGGATGATGCGTATCGATGACATTACGTACTCAATAATAAAACGACAGACTCCACAAAGAAGACCCACATCACTAGCTCCACACTATTCCTTCACTCATCACCTTGTTCCAGTCGTAACTAGACGTTGGGAATCCGTGCAGCAAGACGACAACATCCGAACTCCCAACAGCACCGAGGGAGTCTGGCGATCAGCGAAGAGCCCAGTTAGCAACGGGCAATCAACATGTGGATCACTcacaaaataaggaaataaaacacacacacacacacacacacacacacacacacacacacacactttctgtaTTACCTCTATAGAAGATGTTGCTTCCCTTGAAGTTGAAACTCTCCCCTGAATTGTGCCATTTCTGCAGGGCaggggagagggcggggggcgggATGTGCAGGTACACCGCCATCAGCGGGACGCAGATCAAGCCCACCAGAAGCCACCATTCTCTCATCCTGACTCAGCAGCAGTAGTGAAACCTAGTTCTGAATGACAAATTGACGCGACTCAGAAGGATATTCACCGTAAGGTATCGTGAATCAGAATGCATGACCTCAAACGACCAGCATTGCATAGCGTAAGACTACACTAGGTTCTCCTTATCGCTCCGATTGGCAGCCTTGAGCCGAGTGTGGTTTACTGTTGGCTCTTTAGAGGGTGGCACAAAGGTTAAAGTCCAATGTAGAGTTCAGGTTTGATATCGTGTTCCTACTATCAACAATAAAGTACAACAGTGGCGTAAAGTAAGAGCGACGCGACGGTACTCACAGATGCTCGGCGGTGCAGCGGGTCATTCCTTGTGCTTCAACCAACCGAGGTGTCATCTGCAGACAGCGGCTGTCCGTCTCATAGCGTAGGGACCATAAGAACAGTCTCAGCTGTCCTGCTGCACACGCCGCCTCTTCCTGGACCGTGGAGGAAAATCCCCATCACGCATGCGCAATTTGCACACACGTTACGTCCACTTTACGGTAAACAAAACTGACAGCATGTTGCTAAGCTACCGCCTGGAACCAATGGGTTCAGATATTGTACCGAGGGGGGCGAGTTTGGGCTCATATCTACGCTCCTATATCGTCTCCAATAACGTTTTTCACCAAATCCTCCATCAACACAACAAGAGAGGAGGTTTAGATTCATTCAAATCAGACAAGTTATTACAGTGTCGCTCTTAGATAGAAACAGACGCGCGTcattttattaataataataataataatacatttcatttagaggcgcctttcaagacacccaaggtcacctattggtcgtcatgaaaaaaaacataaggggtaacactgtcgtattttattggtcgtcatgaaaaaaaaaacataaggggtaaaatgttgtttttattggtcgtcatgaaaaaaaacataaggggtaacactgttgatatttatcaaataaaacatgagaggtaacactgtcgttttttatcggttgtcatgaaaaaaacataaagggtaacactgtcgatatttatcaaataaaacatagggggtaacactgtcgtttttctttggtcgtcatgaaaaaaaacaaggggtaacactgttgttttttattggtcgtcatgaaaaaaagacataaggggtaacactgttgttttctattggtcgtcatgaaaaaaaaacataaggggtaactctgtcgttttttatcggccgtcattaaataaacataaggggtaacactgtcgatatttatcaaataaaacataggaggtaacaccgttgttctttattggtcgtcatgaaaaaaacataaggggtaacactgttgttttatattggtcgtcatgaaaaaaaacataaggggtaacactgttgttttttattggtcgtcatgaaaagaaaacataaggggtaacactgttgtctttgtcaaataaactataaggggtaacactgttgttttttattgctcgtcatgaaaagctgtcattttttattggtcgtcatgaaagataacataaggggtaacactgttgttttttattggtcgtcatgaagaaaaacataaggggtaacactgttgttttttattggtcgtcatgaaaagaaaacataaggggtaacactgttgtctttgtcaaataaactataaggggtaacactgttgttttttattgctcgtcatgaaaaaaaacataaggggcaacactgttgttttatattggtcgtcatgaaaaaaaacaaggggtaacactgttgttttttattggtcgtcatgaaaaaaagacataaggggtaacactgttgttttctattggtcgtcatgaaaaaaaaacataaggggtaactctgtcgttttttatcggccgtcattaaataaacataaggggtaacactgtcgatatttatcaaataaaacataggaggtaacaccgttgttctttattggtcgtcatgaaaaaaacataaggggtaacactgttgttttatattggtcgtcatgaaaaaaaacataaggggtaacactgttgttttttattggtcgtcatgaaaagaaaacataaggggtaacactgttgtctttgtcaaataaactataaggggtaacactgttgttttttattgctcgtcatgaaaagctgtcattttttattggtcgtcatgaaagataacataaggggtaacactgttgtttttcattggtcgtcatgaagaaaaacataaggggtaacactgttgttttttattggtcgtcatgaaaagaaaacataaggggtaacactgttgtctttgtcaaataaactataaggggtaacactgttgttttttattgctcgtcatgaaaaaaaacataaggggtaacactgttgttttatattggtcgtcatgaaaaaaaaataaggggtaacactgttgttttttattggtcgtcatgaaaagctgttgttttttattgctcgtcatgaaaaaaaacataaggggtaacactgttgttttttattgctcgtcatgaaaaaaatcataagcggtaacactgtcgttttctattgctcgtcatgaaaaaaaacataaggggtaacactgttgttttttattggtcgtcatgaaaagaaaacataaggggtaacactgttgtctttgtcaaataaactataaggggtaacactgtcgttttttattagcCGTCattaaaaaaccacaaggggtaacactgttgttttttattggtcgtcatgaaaaaaaacataagggggaacactgttgttttttattggtcgtcatgaaatttttttctttcttattggtcgtcatgaaaaaaaacataaggggtaacactgtcgtctttattggtcatcataaataaaaacaaaaggggtaacactgttgttttttattgatcgccatgaaaaaaaaaaaacggggtaacactgttgatttttattggtcgtcatgaaaaaaaacataaggggtaacactgttgttttttattggtcatcgtgaaaaaaaacatagggggtaacactgttgttttttattggtcgtcatgaaaagctgttgttttttattgctcgtcatgaaaaataatataaggggtaacactgtcgttttttattgctcgtcatgaaaaaaaacataaggggtaacactgttgttttttattggtcgtcatgaagaaaaacatacggggtaacagagttgttttttatcgctcgtcatgaaaaaaaacataaggggtaacactgttgatatttatcaaataaaacatgagaggtaacactgtcgttttttatcggttgtcatgaaaaaaacataaagggtaacattgtcgatatttatcaaataaaacatagggggtaacactgtcgtttttattggtcgtcatgaaaagaaaacataaggggtaacactgttgtctttgtcaaataaactataaggggtaacactgtcgttttttattagtcgtcattaaaaaaccacaaggggtaacactgtcgttttttattggtcgtcatgaaaaaaaacataaggggtaacactgtcgtttttattggtcatcataaaaaaaaacataaggggtaacactgttgttttttattggtcgtcatgaaaagaaaacataaggggtaacactgttgtctttgtcaaataaactataaagggtaacactgtcgttttttattcgtcgtcattaaaaaaccacaaggggtaccactgttgtttattattgcttgtcatgaaaaaaaacatgaggggtaacactgttgttttttatgggtcgtcatgaaaaactgttcttttttattggtcatcatgaaaaaaaacatgaggggtaacactgttgttttttattggtcgccatgaaaaaaaacaaacggggtaacactgttgatttttattggtcgtcatgaaaaaaaacataaggggtaacactgttgtttttcattggtcgtcatgaaaaaaaacataaggggtaacactgttcttttttattgctcgtcatgaaaaaaaacatcaggggtaacacagttgtctttgtcaaataaaatataaggggtaacactgttcttttttattggtcatcatgaaaaaaaacataaggggtaacactgtcgtttttattggtcatcataaaaaaaaacataaggggtaacactgttgttttttattggtcgccatgaaaaaaataaacggggtaacactgttgatttttattggtcgtcatgaaaaaaagcataaggggtaacactgttgtttttcattggtcgtcatgaaaaaaaacataaggggtaacactgttcttttttattgctcgtcatgaaaaaaaacatcaggggtaacacagttgtctttgtcaaataaaatataaggggtaacactgttgttttttattggtcgtcatgaaaaaaacataaggggtaacactgttgtttttcattggtcgtcatgaaaaaaaacataaggggtaacactgttcttttttattgctcgtcatgaaaaaaaacataaggggtaacacagttgtctttgtcaaataaaatataaggggtaacactgttgttttttattggttgccatgaaaaaaaaaaaacagggtaacactgttgatttttattggtcgtcatgaaaaaaaacataaggggtaacactgttgttttttattggtcgtcatgaaaaaaacataaggggtaacactgttgtttttcattggtcgtcatgaaaacataaggggtaacactgttcttttttattgctcgtcatgaaaagaaaacgtaaggggtaacacagttgtctttgtcaaataaaatataaggggtaacactgttgttttttattggttgccatgaaaaaaaaaaaacagggtaacactgttgatttttattggtcgtcatgaaaaaaaacataaggggtaacactgttgttttttattggtcgtcatgaaaaaaaacataaggggtaacactgttgttttttattggtcgtcatgaaaaaaacatgaggggtaacacttttgttttttattggtcgtcatgaaaaaaaacataaggggtaacactgttgttttttattggtcgtcatgaaaagctgttgttttttattgctcgtcatgaaaaaaaaataaggggtaacactgttgttttttattgctcgtcatgaaaaaaaacataaggggtgacactgtcgttttttattgctcgtcatgaaaaaaaacataaggggtaacaccgttgttttttattggtcgtcatgaaaagctgttgttttttattgctcgtcatgaaaaaaaaataaggggtaacactgttgttttttattgctcgtcatgaaaaaaaacataaggggtaacactgtcgttttttattgctcgtcatgaaaaaaaacataaggggtaacaccgttgttttttattgctcgtcatgaaaagaaaacgtaaggggtaacactgttgtctttgtcaaataaactataaggggtaacactgtcgttttttattcgtcgtcattaaaaaaccacaaggggtaacactgtcgttttttattggtcgtcatgaaaaaaaacataaggggtaacactgttgttttttattggtcgtcatgaaaaactgttcttttttattggtcatcatgaaaaaaaacataaggggtaacactgttgttttttattggtcgccatgaaaaaaaactaacggggtaacactgttgatttttattggtcgtcatgaaaaaaaacataaggggtaacactttttttttttattggtcgtcatgaaaaaaaacataaggggtaacactgttgtctctggcaaataaaatataaggggtaacactgttgttttttatttgtcgtcatgaaaaaaaacataaggggtaactctgttgttttttattggtcgtcatgaaaaaaaacataaggggtaacactgttgtttttcattggtcgtcatgaaaaaaacataaggggtaacactgttgttttttattggtcgtcatgaaaaaaacacaaggggtaaaactgttctctttgtcaaataaaatataaggggtaaaactggtgttttttattggtcttcatgaaaaaaaacatgacgacTGTTgtttcactgttgtttttttattggtcgtcatgaaaaaaaacctaagggatacactgttcttttttattggtcgtcatgaaaaaaaacctaagggataacactgttgttttttattggtcgtcatgaaaaaaaacataaggggtaacactgttgttttttattggttgtcatgaaaaaaaacataaggggtaacactgttgtttttttattggttgtcatgaaaaaaaacatgaggggtaacacttttgtttttttatttgtcgtcatgaaaaaaaacataagggttaacactgttgtttttcattggtcgtcatgaaaaacggttgttttttattggtcgtcatgaaaaaaaacatgaggggtaacactgttgttttttattggtcgtcatgaaaagctgttgtttttcattggtcgtcatgaaaaaaaacataaggggtaacacagttgtctttgtcaaataaaatataaggggtaacactgttgttttttattgctcgtcatgaaaaaaaacataaggggcaacactgttgttttatattggtcgtcatgaaaaaaaacaaggggtaacactgttgttttttattggtcgtcatgaaaaaaagacataaggggtaacactgttgttttctattggtcgtcatgaaaaaaaaacataaggggtaactctgtcgttttttatcggccgtcattaaataaacataaggggtaacactgtcgatatttatcaaataaaacataggaggtaacaccgttgttctttattggtcgtcatgaaaaaaacataaggggtaacactgttgttttatattggtcgtcatgaaaaaaaacataaggggtaacactgttgttttttattggtcgtcatgaaaagaaaacataaggggtaacactgttgtctttgtcaaataaactataaggggtaacactgttgttttttattgctcgtcatgaaaagctgtcattttttattggtcgtcatgaaagataacataaggggtaacactgttgtttttcattggtcgtcatgaagaaaaacataaggggtaacactgttgttttttattggtcgtcatgaaaagaaaacataaggggtaacactg
This Gadus macrocephalus chromosome 19, ASM3116895v1 DNA region includes the following protein-coding sequences:
- the LOC132447869 gene encoding mesoderm-specific transcript homolog protein-like, producing MREWWLLVGLICVPLMAVYLHIPPPALSPALQKWHNSGESFNFKGSNIFYRDSLGAVGSSDVVVLLHGFPTSSYDWNKIWSALNQRFHRVVALDFLGFGFSDKPRGHRYSVFEQASVVEALLAHLGLGGQRVNLLAHDYGDTVALELLYRSDQNRTGHLTINSLCLSNGGLFPETHYPRWIQTVLKDVGLLSPVLTRLTNYMMFSRSVGQVFGPYTQPTDEEFWDMWTSLRFNDGNLVMDSVLQFLNQRAKHRDRWVGALTSTLVPLHMIYGPMDPVNPHPDFLLRYKYLVQRSTVTLLDKHIGHYPQLEDPLGFLNAYYGFINSF